From a region of the Drosophila ananassae strain 14024-0371.13 chromosome XL, ASM1763931v2, whole genome shotgun sequence genome:
- the LOC6504840 gene encoding flocculation protein FLO11 — MLRECLALIALLQLAGGVARALPTIQGGNARQQLDKSFFQPPEIEQTIDEVQKILANDPALPRLTRGEIEELYEKVTREEYEKSLEAGDMSRADSMRALMLVLPFNTDNNTEENLQELYTRPPVTRVIDAYTPPDPVKFLTPDPSALPRSTVPGGNPAVAATTYKPPYGLPYGQGNLLQQQQQFRPMPAATTYHPPAPPPVVYQDFKPLTAKSPSSSSPAPNLAPSAGGGGRFSSHYSAKNAQFLRKPKPVQAPASSTVKPVADILESLGIVSGGSEGAHKRYALDDYYPAESAPQPSVVAVADLRGLQGARIRPEAYSNFKPLNIGEELRVKPEVEGYLTRFGIVKKPKALKKEAKPTEEPTGAHTELSTATAKLPLQGNAELAKLLENLQELERLQAQQAKRKPPSTTTTTTTPRPTTTSTTTTTTTTTTPAPVQLITHGEPMLIEAKKPRRRIDPNIDLNFANGGNQQATSTNELSKLLQNLQELEKLQINPENVIKAANPSPGLQALSSRFTSTSTTTSSTTTTTTPSPAQREALELQRILKQLQQLEQKQRTTTTSTTTSTTSRPAKNGGLGLGAADLLQLQRLLSDDRELEKLYEQARNGAKKKQLPKTTTTSTTTSTTTTTTTTPRPTASVDHAQFEALITRVQQLEQLQQPTTPPNFLTRNIAGSRTSSGVSLPSNDFAHLQDISPTASSLPSGSGGVEISTAASTSKQRQRPLNNFERSNGLLLQDEVHPQDYVQLQKLLSKVQELERVQLKTADPHQQLVTAASVRTPDVKSLQGAHIVYAQPAKEQDLVEHEPEPELKLDLPVYKKPLTPTPVPSASQTSSEELRELAMSQPAHPTQQKGQSSGDFGQLQQFFSGLEDVGERQSYQHMQPIYKTVPSTSPPAPPRFVPSKKVTPLSSGPRKADLEELQKLLYNTQQLQKLGVALPHELSQQLESQLQATSSSTSTSSSTTSTTPAPTHDTSSPAVFSLTTIRPRIRPIPEPRPSTESSLELPVFSATKIIEAAIKRAANRIGVSTELAPITMGLGVGFRRRSDDVLAEDDLEAGGGEAREGELDGDLMAEFSELNYQLAKPETPKEKRENSPASGGNLSELQRLISNLQELQQLNVSLDKVKVVTPTPSPDAAYLQSLQNGQDETLKSRRQSEKNETETEAAPVAEKDKETPTETEVQTTQAPTKISLSLGLDDGDIKSSPEETESSTSGTTTTTTTTEEPRNGSIDDLADSFGPDPVSEEPPPPKKKNGFYFLADWNSFLEVGDGDDQVVVRLSPKIGDPRLFLPVKIPSS, encoded by the exons ATGCTCCGTGAGTGCCTGGCGCTGATCGCCCTCCTCCAGCTGGCGGGGGGCGTGGCGCGGGCACTGCCCACCATCCAGGGCGGGAATGCCAGGCAGCAGCTGGACAAGAGCTTCTTCCAGCCCCCGGAGATCGAGCAGACCATCGACGAAGTCCAAAAGATACTGGCCAACGATCCTGCCCTGCCCAGACTAACGCG GGGCGAGATCGAGGAGCTGTATGAGAAGGTGACCCGCGAGGAGTACGAGAAGAGTCTGGAAGCCGGAGACATGAGCCGGGCGGACAGCATGAGGGCCCTGATGCTGGTGCTTCCCTTCAACACGGACAACAACACGGAGGAGAACCTCCAGGAGCTGTACACACGTCCCCCGGTTACCCGGGTGATCGATGCCTATACCCCGCCCGATCCCGTCAAGTTTCTAACCCCCGATCCCAGTGCTCTGCCGAGGAGCACGGTTCCCGGGGGTAATCCCGCCGTGGCAGCCACCACTTACAAGCCACCCTATGGACTGCCCTATGGCCAGGGAAATCTtctccagcaacagcagcagttcAGGCCCATGCCAGCGGCCACCACCTATCACCCGCCTGCCCCGCCTCCGGTGGTGTATCAGGATTTCAAGCCACTGACTGCCAAGTCGCCGTCTTCCTCCTCGCCGGCTCCCAATCTGGCTCCTTCGGCGGGTGGGGGCGGGAGATTCAGCTCCCACTACAGTGCCAAGAACGCCCAGTTCCTGAGGAAGCCCAAGCCGGTCCAAGCCCCTGCCTCCAGTACGGTGAAGCCTGTGGCGGATATCCTGGAGAGTCTGGGCATAGTCTCGGGAGGATCGGAGGGGGCCCACAAGAGGTACGCCCTGGACGACTACTATCCGGCGGAGAGTGCTCCGCAGCCCTCGGTGGTGGCAGTGGCCGACCTGCGGGGTCTCCAGGGAGCCCGCATCCGTCCGGAGGCGTACTCCAACTTCAAGCCCCTGAACATCGGCGAGGAGTTGCGGGTTAAGCCGGAGGTGGAGGGCTACCTGACCCGGTTCGGGATCGTGAAGAAGCCCAAGGCCCTCAAGAAGGAGGCCAAGCCCACGGAGGAGCCCACTGGCGCCCACACGGAGCTGTCCACGGCCACCGCGAAGCTGCCACTTCAGGGCAATGCGGAGCTGGCCAAGCTTCTGGAGAATCTCCAGGAGCTGGAGCGATTGCAGGCCCAGCAGGCGAAGAGGAAGCCACCAAGTACGACTACCACCACTACCACTCCTCGCCCCACCACCACTagtaccaccaccaccacgacAACCACCACAACTCCTGCTCCCGTCCAGCTCATAACCCACGGGGAGCCCATGCTCATTGAGGCGAAGAAGCCCCGGCGGAGGATCGATCCCAACATAGACCTCAACTTCGCCAATGGAGGGAACCAGCAGGCCACCAGCACGAACGAGCTGTCCAAGCTGTTGCAGAATCTCCAGGAGCTGGAGAAGCTGCAGATCAATCCGGAGAACGTCATAAAGGCGGCCAATCCCAGTCCAGGACTACAGGCCCTGAGCAGCAGGTTCACCAGCACGAgcaccaccacctcctccacGACGACGACCACGACACCCTCGCCGGCCCAGAGGGAGGCCCTGGAGCTGCAGAGGATCCTCAAGCAACTGCAGCAGTTGGAACAGAAGCAGAGGACTACCACCActagcaccaccaccagcaccacgtCGAGACCCGCCAAGAACGGAGGCCTGGGCCTGGGAGCCGCCGATCTCCTCCAGCTGCAGCGCCTCCTCAGCGACGACCGGGAACTGGAGAAGCTCTACGAGCAGGCTAGGAACGGGGCCAAGAAGAAGCAGTTGCCCAagaccaccaccaccagcaccactaCCAGtacaaccaccaccaccacgacCACCCCACGACCCACTGCCTCCGTGGATCATGCCCAGTTCGAGGCTCTGATCACCAGGGTGCAGCAGCTggagcaactgcagcagccCACCACGCCGCCCAACTTTCTCACGAGGAACATAGCCGGCTCCAGGACATCCTCGGGAGTGAGCCTGCCCAGCAACGACTTTGCCCACCTCCAGGACATCTCGCCCACCGCCTCCTCGCTGCCCAGCGGCTCCGGAGGCGTGGAGATCTCCACAGCGGCCTCCACGTCCAAGCAGAGGCAGCGTCCTCTGAacaacttcgagcggagcaaCGGCCTGTTGCTCCAGGACGAGGTGCATCCCCAGGACTACGTCCAGTTGCAGAAGCTCCTCAGCAAGGTGCAGGAACTGGAGCGGGTGCAGCTGAAGACAGCCGATCCCCACCAGCAACTGGTCACAGCGGCTTCCGTGCGGACTCCGGATGTGAAGAGCCTCCAGGGAGCACACATTGTCTACGCCCAGCCGGCCAAGGAGCAGGATCTGGTGGAGCACGAACCCGAGCCGGAGCTCAAGTTGGACTTGCCGGTCTACAAGAAGCCTCTGACCCCCACGCCTGTCCCCTCCGCATCGCAGACTTCCAGCGAGGAGCTCCGGGAACTGGCCATGTCGCAGCCGGCTCATCCGACACAGCAGAAGGGCCAATCCTCTGGAGACTTTGGCCAGCTGCAGCAGTTCTTCAGCGGCCTGGAGGACGTGGGCGAGCGGCAGAGCTACCAGCACATGCAGCCCATCTACAAGACGGTGCCCAGCACCTCCCCGCCGGCTCCACCCCGCTTTGTGCCCTCCAAGAAGGTGACGCCTCTGAGCTCGGGTCCCCGGAAGGCGGATCTGGAGGAGCTTCAGAAGCTGCTCTACAACACCCAGCAGCTGCAGAAGCTGGGCGTGGCCCTGCCCCACGAGCTCTCCCAGCAATTGGAGAGCCAGCTGcaggccacctcctcctccacgtCCACGTCCTCgtccaccaccagcaccaccccGGCTCCGACGCACGACACCTCCTCGCCGGCGGTCTTCTCGCTGACCACCATCCGGCCGAGGATCAGACCCATTCCGGAGCCCCGGCCCAGCACGGAGAGCAGCCTGGAGCTGCCGGTGTTCAGCGCCACCAAGATCATAGAGGCGGCCATCAAGCGGGCGGCCAACCGGATCGGAGTCAGCACCGAGCTGGCGCCCATAACGATGGGCCTGGGTGTGGGTTTCCGGCGGCGCAGTGACGATGTCCTGGCCGAGGACGACCTGGAGGCGGGGGGAGGCGAGGCCCGTGAGGGCGAGCTCGATGGCGACCTGATGGCGGAGTTCAGCGAGCTGAACTACCAACTGGCCAAGCCGGAGACGCCCAAGGAGAAGCGGGAGAACTCCCCCGCCAGTGGCGGCAACCTGAGCGAACTGCAGCGTCTGATCAGTAACCTCCAGGAGCTGCAGCAGCTCAACGTGAGCCTGGACAAGGTCAAGGTGGTCACTCCCACGCCCAGTCCGGATGCCGCTTACCTACAGTCCCTGCAAAATGGCCAGGACGAGACCCTGAAGTCCCGGAGACAGAGCGAAAAGAATGAAACGGAGACGGAGGCGGCACCAGTAGCGGAAAAGGACAAGGAAACTCCGACGGAAACGGAAGTCCAGACCACCCAAGCGCCCACCAAGATCAGCTTGAGTCTGGGTCTGGACGATGGCGACATCAAGTCCTCGCCGGAGGAGACGGAGAGCAGCACCAGTGGCACgaccaccaccactaccaccactGAGGAGCCACGCAATGGATCCATCGACGACCTGGCCGACTCCTTCGGACCGGATCCTGTCAGCGAAGAGCCGCCGCCGCCAAAGAAGAAGAACGGCTTCTACTTCCTGGCCGATTGGAACTCCTTCCTGGAGGTGGGCGACGGCGACGACCAGGTGGTGGTCCGGCtcagcccgaagatcggcgacccGCGTCTCTTCCTGCCCGTGAAGATACCCTCCTCCTAG